The following proteins are co-located in the Noviherbaspirillum sp. UKPF54 genome:
- the rplW gene encoding 50S ribosomal protein L23, with protein sequence MNATVKHSEERLMKVLLAPVISEKATFVAEKNEQVVFRVTPDATKPEIKAAVELLFKVQVESVQVVNRQGKQKRAGRFIGRRNHTRQAYVCLKPGQEINFTEEAK encoded by the coding sequence ATGAACGCGACTGTGAAGCATAGCGAAGAGCGCCTGATGAAAGTGTTGCTGGCTCCGGTGATTTCGGAGAAGGCCACGTTCGTCGCAGAGAAGAACGAACAAGTTGTTTTCCGTGTCACTCCGGACGCAACCAAGCCCGAAATCAAGGCGGCTGTCGAGTTGCTGTTCAAGGTGCAAGTGGAGTCGGTGCAAGTGGTGAACCGTCAGGGCAAGCAAAAGCGCGCCGGTCGTTTCATCGGTCGCCGCAACCATACTCGCCAGGCATACGTTTGCCTGAAGCCGGGTCAGGAAATCAACTTCACCGAGGAGGCTAAATAA
- the rplB gene encoding 50S ribosomal protein L2: MALVKMKPTSAGRRGMVKVVNPDLYKGRPFAGLVEKKSKTAGRNNNGHITTRHIGGGHKQHYRVVDFRRNKDGIPAKVERLEYDPNRSAHIALLCYADGERKYIIAPKGVAVGDQLMNGAEAPIKAGNCLPIRNIPVGTTMHCVEMLPGKGAQMARTAGAGVVLMAREGMYAQVRLRSGEVRRVHIECRATVGEVGNGEHNLRKIGKAGATRWRGVRPTVRGVVMNPIDHPHGGGEGRTSAGRHPVSPWGQQTKGKKTRSNKRTTSMIVSRRGKK, encoded by the coding sequence ATGGCACTCGTGAAAATGAAGCCGACGTCGGCCGGTCGCCGCGGCATGGTCAAGGTCGTTAATCCCGACCTGTACAAAGGCCGTCCGTTCGCTGGTCTCGTCGAAAAGAAATCGAAGACCGCAGGTCGCAACAATAATGGTCACATCACCACTCGTCACATCGGCGGTGGTCATAAGCAGCATTACCGTGTGGTCGATTTTCGTCGCAACAAGGACGGCATTCCGGCGAAGGTCGAGCGTCTCGAGTACGACCCGAACCGCAGCGCCCACATCGCCTTGCTGTGCTACGCCGACGGCGAGCGGAAGTATATCATCGCTCCGAAGGGTGTCGCAGTCGGCGACCAGCTGATGAACGGCGCTGAAGCGCCGATCAAGGCGGGTAACTGCCTGCCGATTCGCAACATTCCGGTCGGTACCACCATGCACTGCGTTGAAATGTTGCCGGGTAAGGGTGCTCAGATGGCTCGTACCGCCGGTGCCGGCGTTGTGCTGATGGCGCGCGAAGGTATGTACGCTCAGGTGCGCTTGCGTTCCGGCGAAGTTCGTCGCGTGCACATCGAGTGCCGCGCAACCGTCGGTGAAGTCGGCAATGGCGAGCACAACCTGCGCAAGATCGGTAAGGCCGGTGCAACGCGCTGGCGCGGTGTCCGCCCGACCGTTCGCGGCGTTGTGATGAACCCGATCGACCACCCGCACGGTGGTGGTGAAGGTCGTACTTCCGCAGGCCGTCATCCGGTATCGCCATGGGGCCAGCAGACTAAGGGTAAGAAGACGCGCAGCAACAAGCGCACGACTTCGATGATCGTCTCGCGCCGCGGCAAGAAATAA
- the rpsS gene encoding 30S ribosomal protein S19: MTRSLKKGPFCDAHLIKKVEAAQATKDKKPIKTWSRRSTIMPDFIGLTIAVHNGKQHVPVYVSENMVGHKLGEFALTRTFKGHAADKKAKK, from the coding sequence ATGACACGTTCATTGAAAAAAGGGCCGTTCTGTGACGCCCACCTGATCAAGAAGGTCGAGGCCGCGCAAGCGACGAAGGATAAGAAGCCGATCAAGACTTGGTCGCGCCGTTCGACGATCATGCCGGATTTCATCGGCTTGACAATCGCGGTGCATAACGGCAAGCAGCACGTGCCGGTCTATGTATCCGAGAACATGGTTGGTCACAAGCTCGGTGAATTCGCGCTGACTCGCACGTTCAAGGGTCACGCCGCTGACAAGAAGGCTAAGAAATAA
- the rplV gene encoding 50S ribosomal protein L22, producing the protein METKATLRGARLSAQKGRLVADLIRGKKVDQALNILAFSPKKGAVIIKQVLESAIANAEHNDGADIDELKVKTIYVEKGAVLKRFIARAKGRGDRFSKQTCHIYVTVGN; encoded by the coding sequence ATGGAAACTAAAGCTACTCTCCGTGGCGCGCGCCTGTCGGCCCAAAAAGGCCGTCTTGTCGCCGATCTGATCCGCGGCAAAAAAGTTGATCAAGCGTTGAATATCCTGGCCTTCAGCCCGAAAAAGGGCGCGGTCATCATCAAGCAGGTGCTGGAGTCCGCCATTGCGAACGCCGAGCACAACGATGGTGCGGATATCGACGAACTGAAAGTCAAGACGATCTACGTCGAAAAAGGTGCGGTCCTCAAGCGCTTCATCGCGCGTGCAAAAGGCCGTGGTGATCGCTTCTCGAAGCAAACCTGTCACATCTACGTGACTGTCGGTAACTAA
- the rpsC gene encoding 30S ribosomal protein S3, with translation MGQKIHPTGFRLAVTRNWGSRWYAGNSNFASMLNEDLEVRAYLKKKLKNASVGRILIERPAKNARITIFSSRPGVVIGKKGEDIEVLKSDLTKMMGVPVHVNIEEIRKPEVDAQLIADSIAQQLEKRIMFRRAMKRAMQNAMRLGAQGIKIMSSGRLNGIEIARQEWYREGRVPLHTLRADIDYGFGEAETTYGIIGIKVWVYKGDRLASGEAPTIEAPVDEEKKRRGPRRDDGKPGGRPRARKEGETGAATPAAKRVRAPKKAEGAAPAEKAGE, from the coding sequence ATGGGACAGAAAATTCATCCGACCGGTTTCCGTCTTGCGGTAACGCGCAACTGGGGTTCGCGCTGGTACGCTGGCAATAGTAACTTCGCCAGCATGCTCAATGAGGACCTCGAAGTTCGTGCCTACCTGAAGAAGAAACTGAAGAACGCCTCCGTTGGCCGCATCCTGATCGAGCGTCCGGCAAAGAACGCCCGCATCACGATTTTCAGCTCCCGTCCGGGTGTTGTGATCGGCAAAAAGGGCGAGGACATCGAAGTCCTGAAGTCCGATCTGACCAAGATGATGGGCGTGCCAGTGCACGTGAACATCGAAGAGATTCGTAAGCCTGAGGTTGACGCACAACTGATCGCCGATTCGATCGCCCAGCAGCTCGAAAAGCGCATCATGTTCCGCCGTGCAATGAAGCGCGCGATGCAGAACGCCATGCGTCTGGGCGCACAGGGCATCAAGATCATGTCGTCCGGTCGTCTGAACGGCATCGAAATCGCACGTCAGGAATGGTACCGCGAAGGTCGCGTGCCTCTGCATACTCTGCGTGCCGATATCGACTATGGCTTCGGCGAAGCTGAAACGACCTACGGCATCATCGGCATCAAGGTCTGGGTCTACAAGGGCGATCGACTGGCTAGCGGTGAAGCGCCGACTATCGAGGCTCCGGTCGACGAAGAGAAGAAGCGTCGCGGTCCGCGCCGTGACGACGGAAAACCGGGCGGTCGTCCGCGCGCCAGGAAAGAGGGCGAAACCGGCGCAGCTACCCCGGCAGCCAAACGTGTTCGCGCTCCGAAGAAGGCCGAAGGCGCGGCGCCGGCTGAGAAAGCAGGAGAATAA
- the rplP gene encoding 50S ribosomal protein L16 → MLQPARRKYRKEQKGRNKGISHERGTAVSFGEFGLKAVGRGRITARQIEAARRAMTRHIKRGGRIWIRIFPDKPISQKPAEVRMGNGKGNPEYYVAEIHPGKVLYEMDGVDEALAREAFRLAAAKLPLPTTFVLRQVGQ, encoded by the coding sequence ATGCTGCAACCAGCACGCAGAAAATATCGCAAAGAGCAAAAAGGTCGCAACAAGGGTATTTCGCACGAGCGCGGCACCGCCGTCTCGTTCGGCGAATTCGGCCTGAAGGCGGTTGGTCGCGGGCGTATCACCGCGCGCCAGATCGAGGCGGCTCGTCGTGCCATGACGCGTCACATCAAGCGCGGTGGTCGTATCTGGATCCGCATTTTCCCGGATAAGCCGATTTCCCAGAAGCCTGCAGAGGTCCGCATGGGTAACGGTAAGGGCAACCCGGAGTACTACGTGGCCGAAATCCATCCGGGTAAAGTGCTGTACGAGATGGATGGTGTCGACGAAGCATTGGCACGCGAGGCGTTCCGCCTGGCAGCTGCCAAGCTGCCGCTGCCGACGACTTTCGTTCTTCGTCAAGTCGGCCAATAA
- the rpmC gene encoding 50S ribosomal protein L29, with product MKASELRGKDQAALQKELNELLKAQFGLRMQIATQQLNNTAQLKKVRRDIARVKTVMNQKDAK from the coding sequence ATGAAAGCATCTGAACTCCGCGGCAAAGATCAGGCAGCTCTGCAAAAAGAGCTCAACGAGTTGTTGAAGGCACAATTCGGTCTGCGCATGCAAATCGCGACGCAGCAACTGAACAATACCGCCCAACTCAAGAAGGTGCGCCGCGATATCGCGCGCGTGAAAACGGTCATGAATCAGAAGGACGCCAAATAA
- the rpsQ gene encoding 30S ribosomal protein S17, with protein MNDQVKQSLKRTLIGKVVSDKMDKTVTVLVERRVKHPLYGKIVVRSNKYHAHDEANQAKEGDTVEIQEGRPISKTKAWSVTRVVQVAQIV; from the coding sequence ATGAACGATCAAGTGAAACAGTCGCTCAAGCGCACCCTGATTGGTAAGGTGGTGTCCGACAAGATGGACAAGACCGTGACCGTGCTGGTCGAGCGTCGCGTTAAGCATCCGTTGTACGGCAAAATCGTTGTGCGTTCCAACAAGTACCACGCACACGACGAAGCAAATCAGGCGAAGGAAGGCGATACCGTTGAAATCCAGGAGGGTCGCCCGATCTCCAAGACGAAAGCATGGTCTGTGACCCGCGTGGTCCAGGTTGCGCAAATTGTCTAA
- the rplN gene encoding 50S ribosomal protein L14 has protein sequence MIQTESRLEVADNTGAREVMCIKVLGGSKRRYASIGDVIKVTVKVAAPRGRVKKGEIYNAVVVRTAKGVRRQDGSLVKFDGNAAVLLNNKLEPIGTRIFGPVTRELRTERFMKIVSLAPEVL, from the coding sequence ATGATTCAAACTGAAAGCCGGCTCGAGGTAGCCGACAACACGGGTGCGCGTGAAGTCATGTGCATTAAGGTGCTGGGTGGTTCCAAGCGCCGTTATGCCAGCATTGGTGATGTCATTAAAGTCACCGTCAAGGTTGCAGCCCCGCGTGGTCGCGTGAAAAAGGGTGAAATTTACAATGCCGTGGTCGTCCGCACAGCTAAAGGCGTTCGTCGCCAGGATGGCTCGCTGGTTAAGTTCGATGGCAATGCGGCTGTGTTGCTGAACAACAAGCTTGAGCCGATCGGCACCCGTATTTTCGGGCCGGTGACGCGTGAGCTGCGTACCGAGCGCTTCATGAAGATCGTGTCGCTCGCGCCTGAAGTTCTGTAA
- the rplX gene encoding 50S ribosomal protein L24, whose amino-acid sequence MDKIRKNDEVIVLTGRDKGKRGVVKARVGADYVVVEGVNVAKKALRPNPMTGTTGGIVDKLMPIHVSNVALFNAATGKADRVGVKEVDGKKVRVFKSNGEVVKV is encoded by the coding sequence ATGGATAAGATTCGGAAAAACGACGAGGTCATCGTCCTGACCGGTAGGGATAAGGGCAAGCGCGGCGTGGTCAAGGCGCGTGTGGGCGCAGACTACGTCGTGGTCGAGGGTGTGAATGTCGCCAAGAAGGCGCTGCGCCCGAACCCGATGACCGGTACTACTGGTGGCATCGTTGATAAGCTGATGCCAATTCACGTGTCCAACGTTGCATTGTTCAATGCGGCGACTGGCAAGGCAGATCGCGTGGGCGTTAAGGAAGTGGATGGCAAGAAGGTCCGCGTCTTCAAGTCCAATGGCGAAGTCGTTAAGGTGTAA
- the rplE gene encoding 50S ribosomal protein L5 produces the protein MARLQQFYKEKVVADLTSKFGYKSVMEVPRLTKITLNMGLSEAVADKKIIEHAVGDMTKIAGQKPVVTKARKAIAGFKIREGYPIGCMVTLRGARMYEFLDRLITVALPRVRDFRGVSGRSFDGRGNYNIGVKEQIIFPEIEYDKIDALRGMNISITTTAKTDDEAKALLAAFKFPFRN, from the coding sequence ATGGCCCGTCTCCAACAATTCTACAAAGAAAAAGTCGTTGCTGATTTGACTAGCAAGTTTGGTTACAAGTCGGTAATGGAAGTGCCGCGTCTGACAAAGATCACCCTGAACATGGGCTTGTCAGAAGCTGTTGCGGACAAGAAGATCATCGAGCATGCTGTCGGCGACATGACGAAGATCGCCGGTCAGAAGCCGGTTGTCACCAAGGCACGCAAGGCTATCGCGGGGTTCAAGATTCGCGAAGGCTATCCGATCGGTTGCATGGTGACCCTGCGTGGCGCTCGCATGTACGAATTCCTGGATCGTCTGATCACCGTGGCGCTGCCGCGTGTGCGTGACTTCCGTGGGGTGTCCGGTCGTTCGTTCGACGGTCGTGGCAACTACAACATCGGTGTGAAAGAGCAGATCATTTTCCCCGAGATCGAGTACGACAAGATCGACGCGCTGCGTGGCATGAATATCAGCATCACCACGACTGCGAAGACCGACGATGAAGCGAAAGCGCTTCTCGCCGCATTTAAATTCCCGTTCAGAAACTGA
- the rpsN gene encoding 30S ribosomal protein S14 — MAKLALINREQKRADLVKKYAGKRAELKAIIDDQSKSEEERYEARLKLQALPRNANPTRQRNRCTLTGRPRGTFRKFGLARNKIREIAMRGEIPGMTKASW; from the coding sequence ATGGCGAAACTGGCACTGATTAACCGTGAACAAAAGCGCGCCGACCTGGTGAAAAAGTACGCAGGCAAGCGCGCCGAGTTGAAGGCAATCATCGACGATCAATCGAAATCGGAAGAAGAGCGTTATGAAGCACGCCTGAAGTTGCAGGCCCTGCCACGTAATGCAAATCCGACTCGTCAGCGTAATCGTTGCACCCTGACTGGCCGCCCGCGCGGAACCTTCCGCAAGTTCGGTTTGGCCCGTAATAAGATCCGTGAAATCGCCATGCGCGGCGAGATTCCGGGTATGACTAAAGCTAGCTGGTAA
- the rpsH gene encoding 30S ribosomal protein S8 — translation MSMSDPIADMLTRIRNAQGVQKTTVAMPSSKVKVAIANVLKDEGYIEDYAVSEAGGKAELKIGLKYYAGRPVIERLERVSRPGLRIYKGKDDIPQVMNGLGVAIVSTPKGVMTDRKARATGVGGEVICYVA, via the coding sequence ATGAGTATGAGCGATCCTATCGCCGATATGCTGACCCGCATTCGCAATGCCCAAGGCGTGCAGAAGACCACGGTCGCTATGCCGTCGTCTAAGGTCAAGGTGGCAATTGCTAACGTCCTGAAGGACGAAGGTTATATCGAAGATTACGCGGTATCCGAGGCTGGTGGCAAGGCGGAACTGAAGATTGGCCTGAAGTATTATGCCGGTCGCCCCGTTATTGAGCGCCTCGAGCGTGTTTCTCGTCCTGGTCTGCGTATTTACAAAGGCAAGGATGATATTCCGCAAGTGATGAACGGCCTTGGTGTGGCGATTGTTTCCACGCCCAAGGGTGTGATGACAGACCGCAAAGCGCGCGCAACCGGTGTCGGTGGCGAAGTCATTTGCTACGTGGCCTAA
- the rplF gene encoding 50S ribosomal protein L6, whose protein sequence is MSRVGKMPIALPKGAEATITAEQITVKGPLGTLSQSLNGLVKIENTEGTLKFSPANDSREANAMSGTLRALVSNMVNGVTKGFEKKLSLVGVGYRAQAQGDKLNLSLGFSHPVVHQMPAGVKCETPSQTEIVVKGVDKQKVGQTAAEIRAYRSPEPYKGKGVRYVDEVVTLKETKKK, encoded by the coding sequence ATGTCTCGTGTAGGTAAAATGCCGATTGCACTGCCGAAGGGCGCTGAAGCGACCATTACGGCAGAGCAAATTACTGTAAAAGGCCCGCTGGGCACGCTGAGCCAGTCCCTTAATGGCTTGGTCAAGATCGAAAATACCGAGGGCACGCTGAAGTTTTCGCCGGCTAACGATAGCCGCGAGGCAAATGCGATGTCCGGAACGCTGCGCGCGTTGGTTAGCAATATGGTCAACGGCGTCACCAAGGGTTTCGAGAAAAAGCTGTCGCTGGTAGGCGTGGGTTACCGTGCTCAGGCGCAAGGCGACAAACTGAACCTGTCGCTTGGCTTTTCGCACCCGGTTGTTCACCAAATGCCGGCTGGCGTCAAATGCGAAACTCCGTCGCAAACGGAAATCGTGGTTAAGGGCGTCGACAAGCAGAAGGTGGGGCAGACCGCCGCTGAAATTCGTGCTTACCGCAGCCCCGAGCCTTACAAGGGCAAGGGCGTCCGCTATGTGGACGAGGTGGTAACGCTCAAAGAAACCAAGAAGAAGTAA
- the rplR gene encoding 50S ribosomal protein L18 — protein MDKKESRLRRARQTRAKIAELKVNRLAVHRTNLHIYANIIGPDAKVLASASTAEAEVRQELAGKSGKGGNTAAAALVGKRVAEKALKAGISEVAFDRSGFRYHGRVKAVADAAREAGLKF, from the coding sequence ATGGACAAGAAAGAATCACGTCTGCGCCGCGCGCGCCAAACCCGCGCAAAGATTGCAGAGCTGAAGGTGAACCGCCTGGCAGTGCATCGTACCAATCTGCACATCTACGCAAACATCATTGGCCCGGACGCCAAAGTGCTGGCATCGGCTTCCACAGCGGAAGCGGAAGTGCGTCAGGAACTGGCTGGCAAATCGGGTAAGGGTGGCAATACCGCAGCCGCTGCATTGGTCGGCAAGCGCGTGGCAGAGAAAGCACTGAAAGCCGGTATTTCGGAAGTCGCTTTCGATCGCTCCGGTTTCCGCTATCACGGTCGCGTGAAGGCGGTGGCTGACGCAGCTCGCGAAGCCGGTCTGAAGTTCTAA
- the rpsE gene encoding 30S ribosomal protein S5, with product MAKMQAKTQQGEERDDGLREKMIAVNRVTKVVKGGRIMGFAALTVVGDGDGRIGMGKGKSKEVPVAVQKAMEEARRKMIKVTLKNGTLQHTVTGKHGASTVMISPAKDGTGVIAGGPMRAIFEVMGVTNVVAKSYGSTNPYNMVRATLNGLANMSTPSEIAAKRGKSVEEIFG from the coding sequence ATGGCAAAAATGCAAGCAAAGACGCAGCAAGGCGAAGAGCGCGACGACGGCCTGCGCGAAAAAATGATTGCGGTTAACCGCGTGACCAAAGTGGTCAAGGGCGGCCGTATCATGGGTTTCGCAGCATTAACCGTGGTTGGTGACGGCGATGGCCGCATTGGCATGGGCAAAGGCAAGTCGAAGGAAGTGCCCGTCGCCGTGCAGAAGGCAATGGAAGAGGCACGTCGCAAGATGATCAAGGTGACGCTGAAGAACGGCACCCTGCAACACACCGTTACTGGTAAGCATGGTGCTTCTACTGTAATGATTTCGCCGGCGAAAGATGGTACCGGTGTGATCGCCGGTGGCCCGATGCGTGCGATTTTCGAAGTGATGGGCGTCACCAACGTCGTGGCGAAGTCCTACGGCTCGACCAATCCTTACAACATGGTTCGTGCCACGTTGAACGGCCTGGCTAACATGAGCACTCCTTCGGAAATTGCAGCCAAGCGCGGCAAGTCTGTTGAAGAAATTTTTGGTTAA
- the rpmD gene encoding 50S ribosomal protein L30 — translation MANTIKVKLVKGLIGTRQDHRATVRGLGLRRVNSVSELQDTPAVRGMINKVSYLVKVVS, via the coding sequence ATGGCAAACACAATCAAAGTGAAACTGGTCAAAGGTTTGATCGGGACTCGCCAGGATCATCGCGCCACCGTTCGTGGTCTCGGTCTGCGTCGTGTCAATTCGGTATCTGAACTGCAGGACACGCCGGCGGTGCGCGGCATGATCAACAAGGTGTCGTATCTCGTGAAAGTGGTGTCGTAA
- the rplO gene encoding 50S ribosomal protein L15, translating into MELNNIQPADGAKHAKRRVGRGIGSGLGKTAGRGHKGQKSRSGGFHKVGFEGGQMPLQRRLPKRGFKSLATPFKAEVRLGDLETLPVAEIDMLALKQAGLVPELARVVRVIKAGEITKKVTVKGLIATKGAKAAIEAAGGSVA; encoded by the coding sequence ATGGAATTGAATAACATCCAACCGGCAGACGGTGCTAAACACGCTAAGCGTCGCGTCGGACGTGGTATAGGCTCGGGCCTGGGCAAGACTGCAGGCCGTGGTCATAAAGGTCAGAAGTCGCGTTCGGGCGGTTTCCACAAGGTCGGTTTCGAAGGCGGTCAGATGCCGCTGCAGCGTCGCTTGCCGAAGCGTGGTTTTAAGTCTTTGGCAACCCCGTTCAAGGCTGAAGTTCGTTTGGGTGACTTGGAAACTCTGCCGGTTGCTGAAATCGACATGCTGGCGTTGAAACAAGCCGGGCTGGTCCCTGAGTTGGCGCGCGTTGTGCGTGTGATTAAGGCAGGCGAAATCACCAAGAAAGTGACAGTGAAAGGTCTGATCGCCACTAAAGGCGCGAAGGCTGCCATTGAAGCTGCCGGTGGTTCGGTTGCTTAA
- the secY gene encoding preprotein translocase subunit SecY: MATKPQLAKSAASGFPWGRLWFLLAALVVYRIGAHIPVPGIDPNQLSQLFKQNQGGILGMFNMFSGGALSRFTIFALGIMPYISASIIMQLMSIVAPQLEALKKEGEAGRRKITQYTRYGTLVLATFQALGIAVALESQAGLVLDPGLAFRLTTVVTLVTGTMFLMWLGEQITERGLGNGISIIIFAGIAAGLPNAIGGLFELVRTGSMNALSAILICIIVAAVTFLVVFIERGQRKILVNYAKRQVGNKIYGGQSSHLPLKLNMAGVIPPIFASSIILFPATITSWFTSGDTSNPFVRFLKDLAASLAPGEPIHALLYAIAIVFFCFFYTALVFNSKETADNLKKSGAFVPGIRPGDQTARYIDKILMRLTLAGAVYITLVCLLPEFLIARWKVPFYFGGTSLLIIVVVTMDFMAQVQNYVMSQQYESLLRKANFKGGMPTR, encoded by the coding sequence TTGGCTACGAAACCCCAACTCGCGAAGAGTGCAGCAAGCGGTTTTCCATGGGGCCGTCTATGGTTCCTGCTTGCTGCCTTGGTCGTGTACCGTATTGGTGCGCACATCCCGGTTCCTGGCATTGATCCGAACCAGTTGTCGCAGTTGTTCAAGCAAAATCAGGGCGGCATCCTCGGCATGTTCAACATGTTTTCGGGTGGTGCGCTGTCGCGATTCACGATTTTCGCGCTGGGTATCATGCCGTATATTTCGGCATCGATCATTATGCAGCTGATGTCGATCGTGGCGCCGCAACTGGAAGCGCTGAAAAAGGAAGGCGAAGCAGGGCGTCGCAAGATTACGCAATACACGCGCTACGGCACCTTGGTATTGGCTACGTTCCAGGCACTAGGCATCGCGGTAGCGTTGGAATCGCAAGCCGGTCTGGTATTGGATCCGGGTCTGGCGTTCCGCCTTACCACCGTGGTGACGTTGGTAACGGGAACAATGTTTTTGATGTGGTTGGGTGAGCAGATCACCGAACGTGGTCTTGGGAACGGCATCTCGATCATTATTTTCGCTGGTATTGCGGCAGGTCTGCCGAACGCAATTGGCGGCTTGTTCGAGTTGGTGCGCACGGGCTCGATGAATGCGTTGTCAGCAATTCTGATTTGTATCATCGTTGCTGCGGTAACCTTCCTGGTCGTGTTCATTGAGCGTGGCCAACGCAAGATCTTGGTGAATTATGCGAAGCGCCAGGTAGGTAACAAGATTTACGGTGGGCAGAGCAGCCATCTGCCATTGAAATTGAATATGGCTGGTGTGATTCCGCCGATTTTTGCATCGTCGATCATTCTATTCCCGGCGACGATTACCAGCTGGTTTACCTCCGGTGACACGAGCAACCCGTTTGTTCGTTTCCTGAAGGATCTGGCTGCATCGCTGGCCCCAGGCGAGCCGATTCATGCGTTGCTGTATGCGATTGCAATCGTTTTCTTCTGCTTTTTCTATACCGCCTTGGTGTTCAATAGCAAAGAGACTGCGGACAACTTGAAGAAGAGCGGTGCATTTGTGCCCGGCATTCGTCCGGGTGATCAGACCGCACGTTATATCGACAAGATTTTGATGCGTTTGACGCTTGCCGGTGCCGTGTACATCACGCTGGTGTGTTTATTGCCGGAATTCTTGATCGCACGCTGGAAGGTGCCGTTTTACTTCGGCGGTACGTCGTTGCTGATTATTGTCGTGGTCACGATGGACTTCATGGCACAGGTACAGAACTATGTAATGTCGCAGCAGTACGAATCGCTGTTGCGCAAGGCGAACTTCAAAGGTGGAATGCCGACGCGTTGA
- the infA gene encoding translation initiation factor IF-1: MAKDDVIQMQGEILENLPNATFRVKLENGHVVLGHISGKMRMNYIRILPGDKVTVELTPYDLSRARIVFRTK, translated from the coding sequence ATGGCAAAAGACGACGTTATCCAGATGCAGGGCGAGATTCTTGAGAATCTTCCGAATGCAACATTTAGAGTGAAGTTGGAAAACGGGCATGTAGTACTCGGACATATTTCTGGCAAGATGCGTATGAACTATATCCGTATCCTGCCAGGTGATAAGGTGACGGTGGAATTGACACCCTATGATTTGAGCCGGGCACGCATTGTGTTCCGTACAAAGTAA
- the rpmJ gene encoding 50S ribosomal protein L36 — protein MKVLASVKRICRNCKIIKRKGVVRVICTEPRHKQRQG, from the coding sequence ATGAAAGTGCTCGCGTCAGTCAAGCGGATCTGCCGCAACTGCAAAATCATCAAGCGCAAAGGCGTTGTTCGTGTTATTTGCACCGAACCGCGTCACAAGCAGCGCCAGGGTTAA
- the rpsM gene encoding 30S ribosomal protein S13 → MARIAGVNIPNHQHTVIGLTAIYGIGRPRAQEICEQTGVPTTKKVKDLDDNELEKLRDAIGTFVVEGDLRREVSMNIKRLMDLGCYRGLRHRKGLPVRGQRTRTNARTRKGPRKAAQSLKK, encoded by the coding sequence ATGGCACGTATTGCAGGGGTGAATATCCCCAATCACCAACACACCGTTATCGGCTTGACAGCGATTTATGGTATTGGCCGTCCGCGCGCGCAGGAAATCTGTGAGCAGACAGGTGTTCCGACCACTAAAAAGGTCAAGGATCTGGACGATAACGAGCTGGAAAAGCTGCGCGACGCGATCGGCACGTTCGTCGTCGAAGGTGACCTGCGTCGTGAAGTGTCGATGAACATTAAGCGTTTGATGGACCTCGGGTGCTATCGTGGCCTGCGTCATCGTAAGGGCCTGCCGGTTCGCGGCCAGCGTACTCGTACGAACGCACGTACCCGCAAGGGCCCGCGCAAAGCAGCGCAGTCGCTGAAGAAATAA
- the rpsK gene encoding 30S ribosomal protein S11, whose product MAKAPNAAAAARVRKKVKKNVAEGVAHIHASFNNTIITITDRQGNALSWATSGGAGFKGSRKSTPFAAQVAAEAAGRVAIECGVKNLEVRIKGPGPGRESAVRALNGLGIKITQIQDVTPVPHNGCRPPKRRRI is encoded by the coding sequence ATGGCAAAAGCCCCTAACGCAGCCGCAGCAGCACGCGTGCGCAAGAAAGTTAAGAAGAATGTTGCAGAAGGCGTCGCGCATATTCACGCGTCCTTCAACAACACCATCATCACCATCACTGATCGTCAGGGCAATGCTCTGTCGTGGGCAACGTCTGGCGGCGCAGGCTTCAAGGGATCGCGTAAGTCGACCCCGTTCGCAGCGCAGGTTGCGGCTGAAGCAGCTGGGCGGGTGGCAATTGAGTGTGGCGTAAAGAACCTCGAAGTTCGTATCAAGGGCCCGGGCCCGGGGCGCGAGTCGGCAGTTCGTGCGCTGAACGGCCTCGGTATCAAGATTACGCAGATTCAAGATGTGACCCCGGTGCCGCATAACGGCTGCCGTCCGCCGAAGCGCCGTCGCATCTAA